taaaatgagacaatgcatgAGATTGCCTGTCTTAGGTATATGCCCATCAAATGTTAACCATTATTATTTCATCCTCATTATTATCATTACCACCGGCCCAGGGATTGCATGGAGAAAGAGACATAACATCAGGCATTCTGTGTTTCAATCCCGGCACTGGCATTTACTAGCTGCTTAACTCTGGGCGAGTGACTTGAACTCCATGAGCTTCGGTCTTCTCATCTGGAAAGGGGAACCATGCCTATCAAAGTCTCAATCTGTTCGTTTGTttttaggaataaatgaaataatgcatgtgaagACTTTAACCAGGCAGGcattaaatgttcattaaatgCAACTATATGAGGCTCCATAATGAGTGAGTGGCAGTATAAAGGACTCTAAGGGcttcctacaaagaaaagagacttccctttcttaTTGCTGAGAATCACTTCTGAGattctgttgtatttttcagACAACAAACCAAATGACAAGCCAGATGACTCAAGCAAATCTTCAGAACCAGAGTTCCCAAAATTCCTAAACCTCTTGGGCACGGAGATCATTGAGAATGCAGTGGAGTTCATCCTCCGCTCCATGACCAGAAGCACGTAAGCACTGGGACAAACCTTGCTTTTGTCCAGTTCCCTGTTGGTAATGACCACATCTCAttaaaatgaacaagaaataaaattgtagtGCATGCCAATGTAttacttttttgaaaagttttgctCTATCTTAACATACATCTGCATCTGAATGAATTTCCCTGAACTCTTGGGGTGAGCACATTTCCATCAAGTGGTTTCATAAAATACTTTTATCTCAAGACCaagcagggaggaggaagaacaCCAGACCAGGGGACGGAAAGCCAGGTTCTGGTCTTGACACAGGTGCTACTCTACTGGGTGATGTTGGGCAAACCCTCCCTTCTCTGAGCATCTCAGTTTGCTCCTCTATAAAGTTAAAGGAATAAAGGACCCACCAAGTACAGACACTGTAATTCTCTGGTGAAGGTAGGGGGTAGAGATGTGTTCATTGGTGATAGATGTGATAaattctgcctttattttctaGTTTGAGTAACTCAAGAGGATTAGCAGAGGCCGTAGCTAATCTCTCCTCAAAGACAATCTGGGCACCTCTCGAGGAGTGTTTGTTCTGATCATGAGGGATTGCCATGGTGGCAGATCACACATAGCCCAGAATTTTCTCAATGTTCTCAACATGCTTCCAAGCCCCTGTGCCCAACTCCTAATACATCTTACTCCAGTCTACATAGCTCTGATTTTTACTTCTACTTCAACCTATTCTTCATTCTCCCCACATTACTCTCCCCAATTTCAGCTCTCCAGGATCCAATTGGTTCTTCTGAACTTCCAGGTACTTTCAAtccccacctctctgggcctctgctctctAATTCTCTCCTGCATAGAGAGAGCAAGTTTTTGGTCTATTATCCACCTGCTTCAGAATCTGCTAGAGAACTTATACAAAACGCATGTTTCTTCGCCTCCTCTTGCACCTTCCTGAGAAAAGGCTAAATACATGCTTCTTAATAAgctttcaggtgattctgatatacaATAAATTTTGAAAGCCATTCATTAGATGCTCTGGGATACACCGCTGGGCCTTAAAGGGCCACACAGCctttaaatttatattcatgTTTTGTGTAAATGTGAATCTTTACGTTTTTCTATGGAAAGTGCTTCTGACTTTTATTAGATTCTCAAAGGGGTCTATGACTAAGAACAGATTAAGGACTACTTTATATAAAAGCAATTAAGGGCCATCTTATAATCTCTGATCTGCTTAAATCAATATGTTATGTCGACGGACAGGATTCTGCATACAATCCTCATGCACAAATTGTTGAAATGCACAGGTGTTGATTTTTGTATTGTTATGTTATTTTTACTATCGTGACTGCTTATGCAACTGTTGCTTTCCCATGGTTGTTAATGTAAACAAGGAAGAAACTGACAAGCAAACAGTAACACCCATTATGTACAAAGTACATATTAGACCCCAATTGAATTCATTTTGTTATAAATCACAACAACGGCAATGCAAGGGGTTGAGACAATAATAGttctttttattccttccctGGGGAATTATCCAACTATGAAATAGCACTTTTTTTCTCAGTTAACCCTAAAAGTTGACCATCTGTAGTACTAAAGTATTGCTGTCAGCTCTGGGTTCAGAAATGGGAACTCATCTTCtaccattttctctttccctcattaTATTCTGAATAAATGATGTTCTTTCTGTTCCTGGAACTTACAACCAACTCAGGCTCTCTGcccttgttttcatttctgcttaaaatgttctttccttttctcaaggCTAGTGCTTTGTCCTGCAGCTCATCTAAAAGTCACTTCCTCAGAAAACGATTCTATAGCCATTCATTAATAAAGTCTCCTTTCATTCCCTGGTTATTCTCCACCACTTTACTTTGTGGTAGTGTCATTATAACATATATCATCATCTCAAATGATTTATGTACTTTGCATTATGTAgctacagtcatgcgtcacttaatcacggagatatgttctgagaaatgcatcgttaagcaatttcatcgttgtgtgaacatcatagagcatacttacacaaacttagatggcataacctactacacgcctaggctatatgatattaatcttgtgggaccactgtcatatatgcagtctgccACTGacagaaatgtcattatgcagcgcaTTACTGTATATGAAAGTAGGGACTGGATATATCTAGCTCATTACTACAACACAGTATCTTGTAAGTCATATCAAGCACTCAGTAATAATTGTTGAATTAATTAGTTAAGGAAAGATATCTTAGAGATCAGATCTAAAGCCCATCGACCCCAGTTTGACTGAGGGATCTTTGTTGAAAGACACAGAAGTCCTTGCTCAAGGAAACAAATCTagctgtcttccctctgtctaCAGAAAGATCATAAATATAATGGAGAATGGAAAATGGAGGAGAGGATCAAGAAGTACTCCTAAGCACTTAGTATGTGCAAAGTAGGAGCAGGAACTGTGAAGGAAAAATCTAGACTGTAAATCCcttctcaaagaatttgcagTCCTTATGGCAAGACGACATGAGCCATTGCAAAGATAACTAAAGtgctaaatgagataaatatCAGACAAACATCACAGGTAATTTCTAGAGAAAGGCGCTGTCACTGGACCCAGGATGCTTAGGAGAGTGTTTACGGCAAACGTGAGATTCAATTTGGTCCTTAAAGGGCTCAATGAGACTTGATTAGAAAGAGAGAATGATAGGAATGGTGGAACTTCATAAAGAtggaaattttgctttattttctctaatatatCTGATGACTAATTACTGTGTCAGGCATATAATAAATGCTAGATGTGTGCTTTCAGGTCGATGAATAGACCCGCTCACTCCAATTGCCTTCTGGATTCCCTTGGAGCAATGTGAACTACATTCTGGTCACCAGTGCTCTAAAAAATTCCTCTGAACCTTTTGATAAGTCTCCAATTCTCATGAATTTCCCCCCAGCCCTGGGTTTCTGTGACACAACATTTTCCtggttctctccctccctctagccattctttctcattcttttgactTCACTTTTCTTCGTGCATCTGCCCCTTAAACATCATTGCTCCTCAAGTCTCCAAATGTATCCTGCCTAGTTTTTCACATCACAGCTTCCATATTGGGAATATTACTTATAATCTAATGAGTTCCAGATCCAGATATCTTTTGCACTCTTTTTCCTGAGCTACAGACTGAAATGACTAATTTTCTGCTACAAGACCTCACCTAGGTTTTCCATCAATACCTCAAATTGAACTCATCTAAACTCAAGCCCATCATCTCACTTATAAACCTGCTCCTCTCCCATCTTCCTTATCTCAGGAAGTCACATCCCCATCCACCCAGAATCCAGAAATCTCAAGGTCTTCTTGGATCCTTCCTGCTCGTCACCACCTTCATCCAAttgctgaatattttttcattatatttgttctttgaatttttttcctatactattactatttttccatccactgacttGTTGGTCTAGTTGAGTCCTTCATCGTCTCTTTCCTGAGCTCTTTTTATTGGATTTATAATTACTTTCactgtttctgtctcttctcaCTCCAATCCATCCTCTACCTACTACCCGAGTTATATAACAAAGACACAAGTTTGGTTCTATCACTGCCATGCTTGAAACCCTTTCAGGCATTTCCTTTGCATACGAAATCAGAGTAAGTGCATTCAGCTAATGTTAAAGGTTCTTGCCTGACGCCAATATATCTTTCAGTCACACCTCTTACTCATGAAGCCAGACACCTGACGCCCCGATGACAAATGATTTCTGCTTCACAGCAGGTCCTGTTTGTATAAACCCCCAACATCTTTGTAcatgcttttctctctgccagTAATGCATGACTCCCAAACCCAACTCTTCTCTGTTCATCTGGCAAGTCCAATCATTTTCTAAAGTCCAATTCAAAGACGAACCCTGTGAAGACATCATCACGGATCCCTACAATTAGGAAATTCAGGTATTCATACTCTGAGATTTCATAATGCTTTGTAGGAACCTTCATTACAGCCTTTTCCCCCTCGTTGTTTTAAATTACTCCTATCGGAATGCATCTGCTTTCTCCGCTAGACTATAATTTCCTCACAGATTGAATTTTAGTCGTCTTTTACCTTCTCAGAGGCTACTCCATGTCCAATCCTTGAACAGCAGAGTATCATGCTTCTGGCATCATTCATGATTCTGGAGACCTAAGATTTTGGACTGTGCTTTGCATGTTACCAACCATGTGACCTGCACAGtttgtttaatctctctgagcttcagaggctttttcatatgtaaaaaaacataaaaattaattcatttagacattcaacaaatattaattaattcatactctatgccaggcactgttctcagtgctGGGGATATATTACCGAACAAATACAATCAAATATCTGTCTTTGTAGAGTTTATATATGAATAGACACTTAACTAATGGATTTGTTGGCAGATTCAAAGAGATAATTATGCATAAATGTCTTTTCAACTATGAACTATTGTGGAAAACTTAcgttttacttttttataacaTAGGAAAATATGGAGAAGAAAAGTGTGGCTCAACACTATAAGACACCTTAATGATCATTCTAACATTCCTGTTCAGTCTAAatcataattcatttttttctctttgttttttcttttcaagaggATTTACGGAATTTGATGATAAACGAGGAGAACATTCATCAAAGTGACCTCCCAAGGTGATTTTTAACTTATAATTTACAGCTAAAATAATagtatattggaaaagaaaaaaggatccatctgattttatttaatgaatttgAGCACCCATGCCTACCTATAAGcagaaaagttatatttttttgttttcgcCTTGCTCTTcttggagtttttaaaattaattttaaataggtatatttttatcatcttaaaGTCACTGACAATAAGATTCTCTTAAGAGAGGAGGCACAATTGTGGGGTGAAACAAGCAAGCACTAGAAGTTAGGAGACCTGGTCCTGTCACAACCCTGCTGGGAACTTGCTTTGTGTGAGTCCGGCCTATGAAACGAAGGGATCATAGACACTCAAATCTAAGGGCCCATGTAAACGTGCAATTAGTTACTGGTGAGAAGAGTGAGATTTGCTGAACCTAATTCCAGCAGAAAGGACTAGCGTTCTCTCTAACTCCATACAGTCAGATTTATGTGCAAACAATATGATTTGAGTGCTGAGATATACCTGCTGTTTCCTTACTCAAGTCTCTTCTGAGAATAGATATTGaaatacagaaacagaaatggtAGCGCTGGCAAAATAATTACATCAGTAGCAAGCATGAACTTAGTACTTACTGTTTTAGGCATTAAGCTAAGTGCTACATACCTAGTTCCTAATTTAATTCTAACATTTCCCCATGAAAAATAGGTATCATTCCTCTTCTTAAATTGTTTAAGTAAGGTAACCAAGGCTTAGGGAGATTCATTAACATGGCCAAGTTAataagggaggagggcaggatttgaactcaagcagCCTGAGGCCAGAGTCTGTGCTCTATCCCTAAGTGAAGGTGCTACTGGAAGACAGAGGAGCAAAGCACAGGAGGAGGCAGTAGGAGACAGTGATAAAGCTATTGATCTTAGACCTGCCTGGAGGTGCCCACAGAAATAAAACACGATCCCTTTGGTTAACCGAGTTACCTCATACTCCAGGAAGCACAGCATCTCCCAATTTCTCTTTCGTATCTGGTCTAGGAATGCTCCTTTTCtctatgattttcattttataacttGAGCGTGACTAGTGTAAGCTCAGAAAGTTACTGTCATACCCTAGAACTTAGCCCACCTTCTTTCATAAATTTCTAAGGGAGTAAATCAGGCTTGGGTGTTGGAATCAAGACATGCCTAACCCAGGCACTCCTGACTTTCACCCTAAAGCCAGCTAAGCTTCTAAAGGCATTCACTTACGtttgcattttttccatttccatcttcTCAGGGAACAGCTTATCTCTTGTTGCAGGTGTCCTAACCCTTTGCTTTCATTCAGGCTGTTGGTACACACCTCTACCCATTCGTACTCATGCTCTGAATCCTGGGAGTATCATCCTAGAGGTTCAATGTATGAGACAGTCCAACAGATAAGGCAACATGAAGAAGTAGAAAGAGCAAACGTCATAGAGAAGATTAAATTCAACTTCAAACTTGGCCACCTATTGGTTATGTGACCATGGGGAAGTCGCTTGGCCTCCTTGAGTCTCACTTTACTCCttgttaataatatttaaaatgtttggaatTAATTGTTCCAGATCTTAATGCGGGGATGTTTTTTAATTGcatataaaaaaatctttgagtaCATTCGTGAACCAATTGTAGATGCCCTAAGGGGCAAGAAGAAATGGCACAATCTAtgcatataaaaaaattagagaaaaggaaGCCTTTAAATCAAAGATTAAATTTTGGATGGTTTTATCAGGAGTATCTCTTTAAATCCCAGTGACTCTGTATTTAATAAGTAGCTTTAAAAGTTGCATTAGTTTGATAATTGCCTCCTCTGATCAAAAGCAAGTCATCATTTTAGAATTAAGTGATTCACAGCAATGCCTATTTCTTCAATGTAGAAAATTTGGCCAAAGTTCATGGTACTGTATTTCCTAAattaaagatagatagatagatagatagatagatatcccATCTTTCTCCTACAACATTTGCCCCTTTCTTATATATTCCTTCAATGCTTATTTAATccatgcctactatgtgtcaggttcTGCCAGTGCTACCAAGATAAATAACATGGTCCAGCCATTGAGAAGTTTATAGTCTAGGCTATCACTTAATGCAGTGCACCCCAGGACTgtggaaggaaacaataaagttATGTGAAAAGGGCCTTGGAGAAAGACGATAAGTGGGGACACCTGGAGGAAGGAGTGGTCATTAGGAGGGCTTTACGAAGAAGGTGAACTTCTGCATGCAGTTTCAGATGATGAGCAGAGAGGGGCAAGGTCTCAAAACCAAATCATCCCATAATTGGACACCTAATCAATCTGAGACCTTCCCAACCTCAGCTCAATGACATTGGCATGATTTCCTCAAGTTAATAGACTTACAACCTTAACTCCTACTGTCCTGTGTCTCTTGAAATCATGGGGATACAAGTCCCTCTGAGTCTTAAGTCATATGACATCCTAAAGtataaatttcctttcttgtgttaaaaaaataatctgatgaATCTCACAGGACTTTTAAGATTatcaaagaagtaaaagatgGGAAAGAGCTTTATGAATTCTTAATTTCTATACGTATtttttgaattaagaaaaaatatactatGGACATACTACATCACAAATTTTAGACTTGCTGAGTCAGACCTTCCTAGGAAGgaatttaggaataaataaatttaataggaAATCCTCATGTAGGCAATGAACAAAACTGCAGCTGGACACGACATCACTCAATATCTACTCCATGAAGTCTTATGGGAAAACTTTCTTTTAGAATTTAGAGTAAGAAAAAGTGTGTCTTCCCCAGAGACTGCTCCCTCTTTTCTGGTTATAAAACTTACGTGATTtggtctattttattttctttcctgtctatCCGAAAACTCAAAGTGAAATGGATGACTCTATTTATCCCTATGTTTAACCTATGTGCATTCTCCCATCATCCTTGTTGCTGATTCTTGCCTTATATATcttgtattttcacttttgttgttgttatttcctCAAACATGTATTATAGttgattttataataaatcatCTCACATTTTAAAGTGCAGGGTCATAAAAGTGTTAAAGAATAGATTAAaactctctctatttttcttaagtCTTAAGCCTGCTCTAGCTGGTAATTGTTTCCCTCTCTCTGGCTTGTGTTTCTAAGGACACACCTACATGGCTCCAGAATGATGCAAGGGCAGCCAAATCTTgcttttccagttcttctgcttCACAAATCCTCCAGGACAGAGGCCTCAAAGCAACTCTTAGCAAGTTCTCAGGATTCAGGCCCTGGCTTCAATCAAACACAACTTCTTTTGAATACCCTGACTGCATTTCTTCTTCCAGAAGTCAGAATAAAAGTGTCCTTTTTGGCGTCACATATCCTAGTTTATTGAGAAGATTTGTGTTGGTGGTAGCGGTTTTTCCTAAGCATGTTTAAagtatttaataatgaaaaaatatataaaatatataaaaattgttatTAACCAGAATAATCAAGGAATGGCTCaaaataaggaaaccaaagcCTAGATAAAGTAACAAGTCCTAAATCACAGAATCAGTAAAAGACAGGAAGGGAATTTGAAAGAACAAGCTCTTAAGCCCTAAAAATGTAGAAAGTTTCAGAGTTGAAATTTATTCATCCTTTTTGGATagtctttcaaaaatatatgagCCCACTCTCATGGGCTAGTAAACTAAAAactgaccattttttaaattaacaaggTTATTGCTGTTCTACAGAATCTTTATTCTTCTCCTAGAACAGCAGTGTGTCAGGGATGGAAGGGTCTTTGAAGAGTCTAGTGCAGCCTTTCATGTGTTCATTCTACCACCTCATTACATAGAATTGGGACCTCGGTGGCCATTGCTGTGGTCCATGCCTACTTAGTCATGGAGGATTGAACCATTGCAAAACCTGACCCAACTGAGACAGAAAGATCCTCCCAGAATTATCTAATGTGAACAGTAAGGCAAGACTGAACTCAAAGAACCCCATGCAATTATGGCAGAGCTCTAGTCTAAAATAAAAGATCTATGTGCTTCTGCTACTGAGTTCTCTAGAACTCTCCTGGGTCCTTTCCTTCTAAAGCACTCGACTCTGAAGGCAACTCcagtgtatttttaataaatactttgtttgtctgtcttcctATTTTTACTTAGCCAGAATAAGTCTGCATGCAACACAGAGAACCTGTGATAATATAGGTGGCTAAACAAAGAGTGAACACCTACTAAACACTGAAAAATTCATATTACTTTCCACAGTAATATCAGACAACCCACCTTCTGTATTTTCCAGAGCCTGtgccaatttctcttttttccagcttcattgagataaaattgacatataaaattgtgtaagtttaaggtgtacaatgtgatgatttgatatctatgtatattgtgaaatgattaccatgtAAGATTagctaacacatccatcacctcacatagttgccATTATTCTGtactgagaacttttaagatctactctcttagtaatttttaggtgtacaatacagtattattaattatagtcaccactgtacattagatcccccgGACTTATTGgatcgttgttgttgttgtgaggaagattgtcactgagctaacatctgtgccaatcttcatctattttatgtgggatgctgccacagtgtggcttgatgaaccaTGCTAGATCTGCGACacggatccgaacctgtgaaccccgggcagccactgaagcggagcacgcacacttaaccactatgtcaccgggcCAGCCACCCCACCCCCTGTCCAGGACTTAAttgattttataactggaagtttgtaaccTTTGAGCACCTTCACCCTTTTCTCCCaccactccctctgcccctggcaacctccattctactctctctttctataagttccatttctttcagactccacatataaatgagatcatataatatttgtatttctctgtctaacttagaTTAATTCatattgttacaaatggcaggatttcctccttttgaaaagttgaataatattccattatatatacatatgtacaccacatcttcattatccattcatccatagatggacACCTAGGTTATTTCCCTGTtgtggctattgcaaataatgctacaatgaagaTGAGGGTACAGAactctcttcaagatagtgatttcatttccttcaaatatatacccagaagtgggattgttgaaTCATATGgcagttccatttttaattttttgaggaacttccatactgttttccataatggctgtacccattgacattcccaccagcagcgcacaagggtttccttttctccacatccttgccagcctTTGTTCTCTTGTCTCTTGATATTAGCCAtctaacagatgtgaagtgatatcttattgtggtttttatttgtatttccctgataattagtgatgttgagcaccttttcatatacctcttggccatctgtatatcttctttggaaaaatgtttattcaagtcattttcccattttttaatcagattatttgtttttttgctattgagctgtatgagttccttatatattttggaaattaacccctcatcagatatatgatttgcaaatattttctcccatttcattgGTTGcctttcactttgttgattgttttgaGACTGCGCTGATTTCAAATATCACATTCTCTTAACCAAATTGCCTAAGATTTCTATTGCATTCACCATCTGATGTACAGACTGCTTCTCCCTAACAAATGTGACCCAAAATCTGTTTTTGAATTCTAAGTGCCTCATTTGAGACTGGAAATACATTTACTATAACTAAATTAATCAGCATAGTACCTCTCTGTGAGAAACATGCCCTATCCGAGCTTCTCTGTCTTTATCTTCAACTGTTTGTTGTACAATTTGAAATCACTCTTACAAgttggttaaagaaaaaaaagtgccaAATCCATGCTGTATTTGGTTCACTTCTAAGTAGCTGGCCAAGATCTCCAGCAATCTAGGGAGATTTTGAAGATTTCCCAATTGATTTACAACTCGCATTTCCTCTTCCTACCTTTTGTTACCTTTTCCTCCTACCCTCCATCAAGACTCCTCTCTGCAGGCAGCAGGAACACCTGTTTGTGAAGATCAGGAATCTCTTGCATTTGCATAGTGTTTTTCCTTTAGGATCCTTTCACACTATTATCCCACTGTAACCTCATAATCGCAACACCATTGGAGTAAGCTGGTCAAGCATTATTTTCTTCGtgtgacaggtgaggaaactgatgctcagggAGGCTAATCAACGTCATGCCTAAAATAGCAGAGCTGGTGGAGGCTGAGTGAGAACTCCAACCAGGTTTGTCTAACCTCCAACACAGCGCTCCCCTGTGACTTTTGAGGACACAACCCACAGCATCACTACTCTGTCCTCAATCCCAAAGTTTTTACCAGGAGAGCAGTAATTGAGGGAATTTACATCTTGCATTTTACAGAAATGCTGAGCAGAAAAAGCccttcctttaaaatataattcaaatcgTATCAATTCCTTCTGCTCCTTCCCGTCTCATTCTGAGCaaaagctctattttttaatttccttacaATAGTGGCTATGATCCTACCTAAGCCACCTGCCTCTCACCTCTTCTACTACTCATTCCTTTGCTCCCTCCACTCCAGACATTTGGGATTCTTGCTCTTCTTTAAACACTCCAGCATGTTCTTTCCTCAGAGCCTGCATttactcttccttctgcctgccaCACCCCTCCCCAACAACAGCCACGTGGCTTGCttcatttctttaagttttttcaGAGATCACCTTCTCGTTGAGACTTTCGTTAAGCTCTCTACTTAACATTGCACCCTCTGGCCCACCATTTCTCACCTCCTCTGGCtgctaaatattttcttgataacACTCATCTTTTAACACAGTGTTACAACTTTatttactttgttcctttttctgcCTACACCCAATacaatataagctccatgaggcaaGGATTTTGCCTCTTTGGTTCAATGTTCCTGGCACAATAGTGAGCAattagaacagtgtctagcaGAGTAacttatcaataaatatttgctgtgttCTGTATtaagcaaagaaattgaaatcatagGACTTCTACTTTAGGACAAGATAATAAGGATACAAAGTTGAACATC
The nucleotide sequence above comes from Equus przewalskii isolate Varuska chromosome 13, EquPr2, whole genome shotgun sequence. Encoded proteins:
- the C13H5orf46 gene encoding uncharacterized protein C5orf46 homolog, with the protein product MAASALRLTIVLGLLVLISTCHADNKPNDKPDDSSKSSEPEFPKFLNLLGTEIIENAVEFILRSMTRSTGFTEFDDKRGEHSSK